The Lepeophtheirus salmonis chromosome 1, UVic_Lsal_1.4, whole genome shotgun sequence genome has a segment encoding these proteins:
- the LOC121129815 gene encoding uncharacterized protein, with protein MVTRSWSLLLLLSLLKVANSVSNSNDEIYILKSEVNTLRAELEAFKLESERPNNLLENEEVLLHWLKRNVMDIRKDLIDEERQRGEDSRRSLGVEERMKGKMERGLEELRARVTEMQLEQETLRSLGEEIKSNIHFYNRIQSSDNSIMDPNIIHIRTKKQMSREFKKMYGRINEFFRRISEVEMSQATLKIRVRDCNTHSNDLINEMERNFSQQIQGLQNVSLSTFATIKSVEEELSQKIQQSDREKSSERNDNKVIQGIISRQHDLETSIGELVRKFNFLLDAKKFKEEEEANKNDLKDTEPQSTR; from the exons atggtgactAGAAGTTGGAGTCTTCTTTTACTTTTATCCTTACTCAAAGTGGCTAACTCTGTAAGCAATTCAAAtgatgaaatatacattttgaagtCGGAAGTGAATACACTAAGAGCGGAATTGGAAGCATTTAAACTCGAGAGCGAAAGGCCAAATAATCTCTTGGAGAACGAAGAGGTCCTACTACACTGGCTCAAACGGAATGTGATGGATATTCGTAAAGATTTAATAGATGAGGAGCGACAACGAGGAGAGGACTCGAGGAGGTCATTAGGAGTTGAAGAAAGGATGAAGGGTAAAATGGAGAGGGGATTGGAGGAGCTGAGAGCCAGAGTAACAGAGATGCAATTGGAGCAAGAAACATTAAGGAGTCTAGGGGAGGAAATTAAAAGTAAC atacatttttataaccGAATTCAGTCCTCTGATAATAGCATAATGGATCCCAATATCATCCATATCCGTACAAAAAAGCAGATGTCaagagagtttaaaaaaatgtatggaagGATTAACGAATTCTTTAGAAGAATCTCCGAAGTGGAAATGAGTCAAGCTACTCTCAAA ATACGGGTCCGAGACTGCAATACCCATTCCAATGATCTCATAAATGAAATGGAAAGGAATTTTTCCCAGCAAATCCAAGGGCTTCAGAACGTATCACTTAGCACATTTGCAACAATTAAAAGTGTCGAAGAAGAATTGAGTCAGAAAATTCAACAATCTGATAGGGAGAAATCTAGTGAGAGAAATGATAATAAAGTGATTCAAGGGATAATTTCTCGTCAA catgATTTGGAAACGTCAATCGGAGAACTAGTAAGAAAGTTCAACTTTCTTTTggatgcaaaaaaatttaaagaagaagaagaggcgAATAAGAATGATTTGAAGGATACAGAACCTCAATCCACTCGATAG